From the genome of Spinacia oleracea cultivar Varoflay chromosome 2, BTI_SOV_V1, whole genome shotgun sequence, one region includes:
- the LOC110805884 gene encoding leucine-rich repeat receptor-like serine/threonine-protein kinase BAM1, whose amino-acid sequence MVTSFPYLAPFKFNLLCSFFFLLVLLLSSSLVSASDFEALLTLKQGFHNHPENWDSSNSSSVCLWTGVKCHHGRVISLDLTDLNIEGSVSPCVLSTVDSLIHLSLAGNNFSGRLDEFKTMSSLKFLNLSNNKFDGGLDGWNFSNLPNLEVFDVNNNNLTSFLPLGVTKLKNIRHLDLGGNFFYGKIPQIYGELISLEYLFLGGNDLQGSIPKELGNLTNLRLLFLGQYNVYEGSIPKEFGKLGNLVHLDASSCGLSGPIPKELGNLVMLDTLYLHMNRLSGGLPREIGNLTGLTNLDLSINAFVGEIPHEFVNLKSLKLLNLFMNKLHGSIPDYIADGLPELETLGLWKNNFTGEIPRNLGKNGKLQVLDLSSNKLTGTIPSNLCDSNHLTVLILMNNFLFGPIPESLGSCLSLIRVRLGQNYLNGTVPNGLLYLPQINLLELQNNYLSGNLSENVDPCVLNPAKLDQLDLSNNLLSGPLPNSISNFSSIQFLYFEGNQFSGPIPKSIGQLKQVIKLDLSNNYLSGLIPSEIGSCPHITYLDLSQNNLSGSIPPEISSNTIMSYLNLSRNHINGSLPVSLGSMKSLTTVDFSLNDLSGKLPEFSAFNASSFVGNPLLCGLFLNNPCNLSLVPSPSPNIKSSGEYKLIFALVLLVCSLIFAGAAVFKAKSFKKGSDSWKMTTFQKVDFNVSDIMECMKDGNVIGRGGAGIVYHGKMACGSEIAVKKLLGFGPNNKKHDHGFRAEIETLGQIRHRNIVRLLAFCSNKHTNLLVYEYMRNGSLGEALHGKKLGAFLGWNMRYKIGIEAAKGLCYLHHDSSPLIVHRDVKSNNILLDSHFEAHVADFGLAKFLSGASECMSAIAGSYGYIAPEYAYTLRVDEKSDVYSFGVVLLELLTGRRPVGDFGEGVDIVQWSRVQTNGRKEKVPLIIDSRLTAIPQDEAMHLFFVAMLCTQENSVERPTMREVVQILSEYPYHVMGYQPAPSSSLLINNSNNNNNNNNKQQSNDVKKG is encoded by the exons ATGGTCACTTCCTTTCCTTATTTAGCACCATTCAAATTCAACCTCCTCTgttccttcttcttcttgttgGTCTTGTTATTATCTTCATCTCTTGTTTCAGCCTCAGATTTTGAAGCATTGCTTACTCTGAAGCAAGGGTTTCATAATCATCCAGAAAACTGGGATTCGTCGAATTCGAGCTCAGTTTGTTTATGGACAGGGGTGAAGTGTCATCATGGGAGAGTAATCTCGTTAGACTTAACAGATTTAAACATTGAAGGGTCTGTTTCGCCTTGTGTATTATCCACCGTAGACAGTCTCATTCATCTCTCTTTAGCAGGAAACAACTTCTCGGGCCGCCTCGACGAGTTCAAAACAATGAGTAGTCTTAAGTTCCTTAACCTCTCCAACAACAAATTTGATGGTGGGTTGGATGGTTGGAACTTTTCAAACCTTCCAAACTTGGAGGTTTTCGATGTCAACAACAATAACTTAACTTCCTTTCTTCCACTTGGGGTGACAAAGTTGAAAAACATAAGGCATTTGGATTTGGGGGGGAACTTTTTCTACGGCAAAATCCCACAAATCTATGGTGAATTAATCAGCTTAGAGTATTTGTTTCTCGGAGGAAATGATCTTCAAGGGAGTATCCCAAAAGAGTTGGGTAACTTGACAAATTTAAGGCTACTTTTCTTAGGGCAATACAATGTGTATGAAGGTAGTATCCCAAAGGAGTTTGGTAAGTTGGGCAACCTTGTTCATTTGGATGCTTCAAGCTGTGGATTATCTGGGCCGATACCCAAGGAACTGGGGAATTTGGTGATGTTAGACACACTTTACTTGCATATGAACCGCCTTTCGGGTGGATTACCGAGAGAAATAGGGAATCTTACGGGTTTAACCAACCTCGATCTTTCGATAAATGCATTTGTTGGGGAGATACCACATGAGTTTGTCAACCTTAAGAGTCTCAAGTTGTTAAACCTGTTCATGAACAAGTTACATGGCTCAATCCCTGACTACATTGCTGATGGTTTGCCTGAGTTGGAGACTCTTGGGTTGTGGAAGAACAACTTCACCGGCGAGATACCGCGAAATTTGGGCAAGAATGGGAAGCTTCAAGTCCTGGATTTGTCTTCCAATAAGCTCACTGGTACTATCCCTTCAAACTTGTGTGACTCTAACCACCTTACTGTCTTAATCTTGATGAATAATTTCCTTTTTGGACCTATCCCAGAGAGTTTAGGCTCTTGTCTTAGTTTAATTAGGGTCAGATTAGGCCAAAATTACCTTAATGGTACTGTCCCAAATGGGTTGCTTTACTTGCCCCAAATCAACTTGTTGGAGCTCCAAAACAACTATCTTTCTGGTAATTTGTCTGAAAATGTGGATCCTTGTGTGTTAAACCCGGCTAAATTGGACCAGCTTGATCTTTCTAATAACCTTTTATCTGGGCCTTTGCCGAATTCCATATCCAATTTCAGTTCGATccaatttctttattttgaggGGAACCAGTTTTCAGGCCCAATTCCCAAGTCAATTGGTCAACTTAAGCAAGTAATTAAGCTTGATCTTAGCAACAATTATCTTTCTGGGTTAATCCCTTCTGAAATTGGAAGTTGTCCTCATATTACATATCTTGATTTGAGTCAAAACAATCTTTCTGGGTCAATTCCTCCAGAGATTTCTAGTAATACAATAATGAGTTACTTGAATTTGTCTAGGAATCACATTAACGGTTCGTTACCCGTATCGCTAGGGTCCATGAAAAGTTTAACAACTGTGGATTTTTCCTTGAATGATCTATCCGGAAAACTACCCGAGTTTTCCGCGTTCAATGCCTCCTCCTTCGTGGGTAACCCGTTACTATGTGGGTTGTTTTTGAACAACCCATGTAATTTGTCCTTGGTCCCTAGTCCTAGTCCAAACATAAAATCCAGTGGTGAGTATAAGCTTATTTTTGCACTTGTTCTTTTGGTTTGCTCCCTAATTTTCGCGGGGGCGGCGgtattcaaggcaaaatccttTAAAAAGGGGTCCGATTCTTGGAAAATGACCACGTTTCAGAAAGTGGATTTTAATGTTTCGGATATTATGGAATGCATGAAGGACGGTAATGTGATTGGAAGAGGGGGAGCGGGAATTGTTTACCACGGTAAAATGGCATGTGGGTCCGAAATCGCAGTAAAAAAGTTGTTAGGTTTCGGACCCAACAACAAGAAGCATGACCATGGTTTCAGAGCCGAGATTGAAACCCTGGGACAAATAAGGCATCGAAACATAGTGAGGTTGCTGGCGTTCTGCTCAAACAAGCACACGAATCTGTTGGTGTACGAGTACATGCGTAACGGGAGCCTCGGGGAAGCGTTACACGGTAAAAAGTTAGGAGCCTTCCTAGGGTGGAACATGAGGTACAAGATTGGAATTGAGGCTGCTAAAGGACTTTGTTACCTTCACCATGATTCTTCTCCATTGATCGTTCACCGTGATGTTAAATCCAATAACATTCTCTTGGACTCGCATTTCGAGGCACACGTGGCGGATTTCGGTCTTGCCAAGTTCTTGTCCGGCGCATCAGAGTGCATGTCAGCAATTGCTGGTTCTTATGGTTATATTGCTCCAG AATATGCATACACCTTACGGGTGGACGAGAAGAGCGATGTATACAGTTTCGGGGTGGTTCTGCTAGAGCTACTGACAGGAAGACGTCCTGTTGGTGATTTCGGAGAAGGGGTAGATATAGTACAATGGTCAAGAGTCCAAACAAATGGGCGAAAGGAAAAGGTGCCTCTTATCATTGATTCTAGGCTAACAGCAATACCCCAAGATGAAGCGATGCATTTGTTCTTCGTTGCCATGTTATGCACCCAAGAAAATAGCGTTGAGCGTCCGACCATGAGAGAAGTGGTTCAAATTCTATCAGAGTATCCTTACCATGTTATGGGATATCAACCTGCTCCGTCGTCTTCGTTACTCATTAATAacagcaataataataataataataataataagcaaCAATCTAATGATGTTAAAAAAGGATAA